Proteins from a single region of Syngnathus typhle isolate RoL2023-S1 ecotype Sweden linkage group LG10, RoL_Styp_1.0, whole genome shotgun sequence:
- the plekha8 gene encoding pleckstrin homology domain-containing family A member 8, protein MEGILYKWTNYISGWQPRWFVLDGGTLSYYDSQEDAWKGCKGSIKISVCEIQVHSSDSTRLDLTIPGEQYFYLRAINAAERQKWLVALGTAKACLTDNRTKREKELQENTEALKTKMSELRLYCDLLLQQVNKIKDDDGEHGGATESGIETGDMVKSTCSTFLKTLEECMQIANRTFTPDASKQSPPASPPVAAIKPQKMKPVNQVNRRLGEKWRESETEVMSHDTRSLDSGADEPDGPERQPSPPNTHAANGDSSIQEERADPLPPASHITAQGKGSAEDQEEKETREGDQSVESGGEGPQKETLPDGDEEVDCEEEIFKDSNENEEVETFFTTMSHRFSDIKLDEDNGIPTQEFLDSCYAIVPVLDKLGPTVFAPVKMDFVGNIKKINQKLMSDPDSFPTLQSIILHEVDAQVAQVRNSATEALLWLRRGLKFLKEFLMQVNTGEQDIHGALNHAYGKTLRQYHGWVVRGVFALALRAAPSYQSFTAALVTTEGDELKSGFISGMHRDLDVYLPAMDSLLAILDALYEEYNLESDEVV, encoded by the exons ATGGAGGGAATACTATATAAATGGACCAATTACATCAGCG GATGGCAACCTCGATGGTTTGTGCTTGACGGGGGAACTTTGTCCTATTATGATTCTCAAGAGGATGCTTGGAAAGGCTGCAAGGGGAGCATTAAAATCTCTGTTTGTGAAATTCAAG TTCATTCGTCTGACTCTACACGGCTTGATCTGACAATACCTGGAGAGCAGTACTTCTACCTGAGAGCCATCAATGCAGCAGAGAGGCAAAAATGGCTTGTTGCTCTGGGAACAGCAAAAGCTTGCCTAACTGACAACCGAACAAAAAGAGAGAAGG AACTCCAAGAGAACACAGAAGCACTAAAGACAAAGATGTCCGAGCTCAGGTTGTACTGTGACCTTCTTCTTCAACAAGTGAACAAAATCAAGGACGATGACGGCGAGCATGGTGGCGCAACAGAA AGCGGCATCGAAACGGGCGACATGGTGAAGTCGACGTGCAGCACTTTCCTCAAGACCCTCGAGGAGTGCATGCAGATCGCAAATCGCACTTTCACGCCAGATGCGTCCAAGCAGAGCCCGCCGGCGTCGCCTCCCGTCGCCGCCATCAAGCCGCAGAAG ATGAAGCCCGTCAATCAGGTGAATCGGCGCCTCGGAGAAAA GTGGAGAGAGTCAGAAACAGAGGTGATGTCACATGACACCCGCAGCCTCGACTCCGGCGCGGATGAACCAGACGGACCAGAACGACAACCTTCCCCTCCAA ACACGCACGCCGCCAACGGCGACAGCTCGATCCAGGAGGAGCGAGCCGATCCTCTTCCTCCTGCATCCCATATTACTGCTCAGGGTAAAGGCTCAGCAGAAGACCAGGAGGAAAAGGAGACTCGTGAAGGAGACCAAAGCGTGGAAAGCGGCGGCGAGGGGCCTCAGAAGGAAACACTTCCTGACGGAGATGAGGAGGTTGACTGTGAAGAAGAGATTTTCAAGGATTCGAATGAGAATGAGGAAGTGGAGACTTTTTTCACCACAATGAGTCACAG atttAGTGATATAAAGCTGGATGAGGACAATGGCATCCCCACGCAAGAGTTTTTGGACTCATGCTATGCAATAGTGCCTGTATTAG ACAAACTTGGCCCTACTGTCTTTGCTCCAGTCAAAATGGACTTTGTGGGAAACATCAAG AAGATCAATCAGAAGCTAATGTCGGACCCGGACAGCTTCCCTACGCTGCAGTCCATCATCCTGCACGAGGTTGACGCGCAGGTGGCCCAGGTGCGCAACTCGGCCACCGAGGCTCTGCTCTGGCTCAGGCGGGGTCTCAAGTTCCTCAAGGAGTTCCTGATGCAGGTCAACACGGGGGAGCAAGACATCCACGGAGCACTCA ATCACGCTTACGGCAAGACTCTTCGCCAATATCACGGATGGGTGGTCCGGGGAGTTTTTGCG ttggCCCTGCGAGCCGCTCCGTCCTATCAGAGCTTCACGGCCGCCTTGGTGACGACAGAAGGCGACGAGCTGAAGAGCGGCTTCATCAGCGGCATGCATAGAGATCTCGACGTCTACCTGCCCGCCATGGACAGTCTACTGGCCATCCTGGACGCCCTCTATGAGGAGTACAACCTGGAGTCCGACGAGGTGGTCTAA
- the colq gene encoding acetylcholinesterase collagenic tail peptide isoform X3 → MGGDSESPSEGKGSSCARGPPGPSGPPGPQGPPGLPGIGGSKGEKGEIGRPGQKGRTGPPGLPGKLGPVGWPGPSGPKGEKGDPGLMGIPGGRGPIGPRGLPGYKGEKGSPGQHGESGSKGDKGAMGYTGMLGQKGEKGPKGEPGASGNRGPTGRPGKRGKQGVKGDSGSGGPRGPPGPQGSPGLPGPPGPPVTGLHLVGSKGARGPPGQPGQCGCSSLSGSLLEDYHSRGKPQNLKVPAIFVVSNEEELERLQTENAFAFRKDQRSLYFKDTDGWFPVQTFPFQMAAFQSMENPPDDDGYCGDGIVQHRGGEECDDGNKFVTDACVKCKHAFCGDGYRHEGSEECDRKDFGYQTCHSYLPGSYGHLKCTSYCAIDSTNCKYFT, encoded by the exons GGTCCACCTGGATTACCAGGTATCGGAGGATCCAAAGGAGAAAAG GGAGAAATCGGAAGACCTGGACAAAAG GGTCGGACCGGTCCCCCTGGACTTCCCGGAAAGCTGGGACCAGTTGGATGGCCGGGACCAAGTGGGCCCAAA GGCGAGAAAGGTGATCCGGGCCTAATGGGTATACCTGGCGGGAGAGGACCAATCGGACCCAGG GGTTTACCTGGGTATAAAGGTGAAAAG GGTTCACCAGGGCAACATGGTGAGAGTGGCTCCAAAGGTGACAAA GGGGCAATGGGATACACCGGAATGCTGGGACAGAAA ggTGAAAAGGGTCCAAAAGGAGAACCTGGCGCTTCGGGAAACAGAGGACCCACTGGTCGGCCAGGAAAAAGAGGCAAACAG GGAGTAAAAGGAGACTCAGGCAGTGGTGGTCCAAGGGGACCCCCAGGCCCACAGGGATCTCCCGGACTTCCCGGTCCTCCCGGTCCTCCTGTCACAG GGCTTCACTTGGTTGGAAGCAAAGGTGCCCGCGGGCCACCCGGGCAGCCTGGACAATGTGGCTGCAGCTCTCTCAGTGGCTCTCTATTAGAAGATTATCACTCCAGAGGAAAGCCTCAGAATCTCAAAGTACCTGCG ATCTTTGTGGTGAGCAACGAGGAAGAACTGGAACGTCTTCAGACAGAGAACGCTTTTGCATTCCGCAAAGATCAGCGGTCTCTCTATTTCAAAGACACCGACGGCTGGTTTCCAGTTCAG ACTTTCCCATTCCAGATGGCAGCGTTCCAATCTATGGAGAACCCGCCCGATGACGACGGTTACTGCGGCGACGGCATCGTGCAGCACCGAGGTGGCGAGGAATGTGACGACGGGAATAAATTTGTCACTGACGCCTGCGTCA AGTGTAAACACGCTTTCTGCGGCGATGGATATCGCCATGAGGGCTCTGAGGAATGCGACAGGAAAGACTTTGGctaccagacatgtcactcataTCTGCCCGG GTCATACGGTCACCTGAAGTGCACGTCGTACTGCGCTATCGATTCCACAAACTGCAAATACTTCACCTGA
- the fkbp14 gene encoding peptidyl-prolyl cis-trans isomerase FKBP14, which produces MLLFSICSVLSLVVVLAFAGKLPDPEVKIEVLHQPLLCQRKTKYGDMLLVHHEGYLDSDGTMFHSSRLEGDRNPVWFTLGNREVILGWDKGLLQMCAGERRKLTVPPSLAYGKEGRGKIPPSSTLIFDIELVDIRNGPRSHDSFREMDLNDDWKLSREEVKQYLENEFKKHGHTPNDTQNEAMVDDIFKYEDEDKDGFISSREFTYQHDEL; this is translated from the exons ATGTTATTGTTTTCCATTTGCTCGGTATTATCCTTAGTAGTTGTGCTAGCCTTTGCTGGCAAACTACCCGACCCTGAAGTCAAAATCGAAGTTCTCCATCAACCTCTTCTATGTCAGCGCAAGACAAAATATGGAGATATGCTTCTTGTCCATCACGAAGGATACTTGGACAGTGACGGCACCATGTTTCACTCAAG CCGCCTTGAAGGTGATAGAAATCCAGTGTGGTTCACCCTCGGGAACCGAGAGGTCATCTTGGGCTGGGACAAGGGTCTGCTGCAAATGTGCGCAGGAGAGCGCCGGAAACTCACCGTCCCTCCATCTCTGGCCTATGGGAAAGAAGGGAGag GCAAGATTCCTCCGAGCAGCACTCTGATTTTTGACATTGAACTCGTCGATATCCGCAATGGACCGAGGTCGCACGATTCCTTCCGTGAGATGGATCTCAATGATGACTGGAAGCTTTCTCGGGAGGAG GTAAAGCAGTACCTGGAAAATGAGTTCAAGAAACATGGCCACACGCCAAACGACACACAGAACGAGGCGATGGTGGATGATATCTTCAAATACGAGGATGAGGATAAAGACGGGTTCATCTCATCAAGAGAATTCACTTATCAACACGATGAATTGTGA